A window of the Oncorhynchus tshawytscha isolate Ot180627B unplaced genomic scaffold, Otsh_v2.0 Un_contig_5403_pilon_pilon, whole genome shotgun sequence genome harbors these coding sequences:
- the LOC112240322 gene encoding transcription elongation regulator 1-like protein isoform X2 has translation MVEVPMEEEDVDPKDKRPVASTPVPGSPWCVVWTGDDRVFFFNPTIQLSVWDQPVDLKDRGEDLNRIIEDPPHKRKKDSLSKDGSNSPSADDDDVDDEDEHYSKTKRNKLEEPADGNEDLRERAGAETCDSPPHRTVLPLGLRITHFRDMLLERGVSAFSTWEKELHKIVFDPRYLLLNSAEERKQVFEQFVKVRMKEEHKEKQSKLLQAKDQYRKLLEESKITSRSTFKDFSVKYGRDQRFKQVLKKKDQEHFFNQFINGLKKRDKENRMRLRKMR, from the exons atggtagaggtccccatggaggaggaggacgttGACCCTAAAGACAAGCGTCCTGTAGCTTCCACCCCTGTTCCCGGATCTCCATG GTGTGTGGTGTGGACGGGGGACGACAGAGTATTTTTCTTCAACCCAACGATACAGCTCTCTGTTTGGGATCAGCCAGTAGATCTGAAGGACCGTGGAGAGGATCTCAACAGGATTATAGAAGATCCTCCACATAAACGCAAAAAGGATTCTTTGTCCA AAGACGGTTCTAACTCTCCGTCTGCCGATGacgatgatgttgatgatgaagaTGAACATTATTCAAAAACCAAGAGGAACAA ACTGGAGGAACCTGCGGATGGTAAtgaggacctgagagagagggcaggCGCAGAGACATGTGACTCTCCCCCCCATCGGACAGTTCTACCCTTAGGGCTCCGCATCACACACTTCAGGGACATGCTCCTTGAAAGAGGG GTTTCAGCGTTTTCCACATGGGAGAAAGAACTGCACAAGATCGTGTTTGATCCACGGTATCTTCTGCTAAACTctgcagaggagaggaaacag GTGTTTGAGCAGTTTGTCAAAGTGAGGATGAAGGAAGAACacaaggagaaacagagcaaaCTGCTGCAAGCAAAAGACCAGTATAGAAAACTTCTAGAGGAGTCGAAAATCACATCCAG GTCGACTTTCAAAGACTTTTCTGTTAAGTACGGCCGTGACCAGCGCTTCAAGCAAGTGCTGAAGAAGAAAGACCAAGAGCACTTCTTCAACCAATTCATTAATGGGTTAaagaagagagataaagagaaccGCATGAGGCTGAGGAAGATGAGATGA
- the LOC112240322 gene encoding transcription elongation regulator 1-like protein isoform X1, which produces MVEVPMEEEDVDPKDKRPVASTPVPGSPWCVVWTGDDRVFFFNPTIQLSVWDQPVDLKDRGEDLNRIIEDPPHKRKKDSLSTEDGSNSPSADDDDVDDEDEHYSKTKRNKLEEPADGNEDLRERAGAETCDSPPHRTVLPLGLRITHFRDMLLERGVSAFSTWEKELHKIVFDPRYLLLNSAEERKQVFEQFVKVRMKEEHKEKQSKLLQAKDQYRKLLEESKITSRSTFKDFSVKYGRDQRFKQVLKKKDQEHFFNQFINGLKKRDKENRMRLRKMR; this is translated from the exons atggtagaggtccccatggaggaggaggacgttGACCCTAAAGACAAGCGTCCTGTAGCTTCCACCCCTGTTCCCGGATCTCCATG GTGTGTGGTGTGGACGGGGGACGACAGAGTATTTTTCTTCAACCCAACGATACAGCTCTCTGTTTGGGATCAGCCAGTAGATCTGAAGGACCGTGGAGAGGATCTCAACAGGATTATAGAAGATCCTCCACATAAACGCAAAAAGGATTCTTTGTCCA CAGAAGACGGTTCTAACTCTCCGTCTGCCGATGacgatgatgttgatgatgaagaTGAACATTATTCAAAAACCAAGAGGAACAA ACTGGAGGAACCTGCGGATGGTAAtgaggacctgagagagagggcaggCGCAGAGACATGTGACTCTCCCCCCCATCGGACAGTTCTACCCTTAGGGCTCCGCATCACACACTTCAGGGACATGCTCCTTGAAAGAGGG GTTTCAGCGTTTTCCACATGGGAGAAAGAACTGCACAAGATCGTGTTTGATCCACGGTATCTTCTGCTAAACTctgcagaggagaggaaacag GTGTTTGAGCAGTTTGTCAAAGTGAGGATGAAGGAAGAACacaaggagaaacagagcaaaCTGCTGCAAGCAAAAGACCAGTATAGAAAACTTCTAGAGGAGTCGAAAATCACATCCAG GTCGACTTTCAAAGACTTTTCTGTTAAGTACGGCCGTGACCAGCGCTTCAAGCAAGTGCTGAAGAAGAAAGACCAAGAGCACTTCTTCAACCAATTCATTAATGGGTTAaagaagagagataaagagaaccGCATGAGGCTGAGGAAGATGAGATGA